From Micromonospora rifamycinica, a single genomic window includes:
- a CDS encoding SDR family NAD(P)-dependent oxidoreductase, with product MSGARIALVTGANKGIGRAVAEGLAELGITVLVGARDPERGAEAAATIGGASAVRLDVTDPAGVAAAAEEIGARFGRLDILVNNAGLGGDLTAQAPGAARLDGIREVFETNLFGVVTVTEAMLPLLRRSAGARIVNVSSGTSSMAWMTDATHYLSRMPASLGYPVSKAALNMLTVQYAKALAGDGILVNAIAPGPCDTDFAKGLPFQLSRTPAEGAAVVVRLATLGRECPSGGFFDDDGKVPW from the coding sequence ATGAGTGGAGCACGCATCGCGCTGGTGACCGGGGCGAACAAGGGGATCGGGCGGGCCGTCGCCGAGGGCCTCGCCGAGTTGGGGATCACCGTGCTGGTCGGTGCCCGGGACCCGGAGCGGGGAGCGGAGGCGGCGGCGACGATCGGGGGCGCGTCGGCGGTCCGGCTGGACGTGACCGATCCGGCCGGGGTCGCCGCTGCTGCGGAGGAGATCGGGGCCCGGTTCGGCCGGCTGGACATCCTGGTCAACAACGCGGGGCTCGGCGGTGACCTGACGGCGCAGGCACCGGGGGCGGCCCGGCTGGACGGCATCCGTGAGGTGTTCGAGACGAACCTGTTCGGGGTGGTGACGGTGACCGAGGCGATGCTGCCGCTGCTGCGCCGCTCGGCCGGGGCGCGGATCGTGAACGTGTCCAGTGGCACGTCGTCGATGGCGTGGATGACCGACGCGACGCACTATCTGAGCCGGATGCCGGCGTCGCTGGGTTATCCGGTGTCCAAGGCGGCGTTGAATATGCTGACCGTGCAGTATGCGAAGGCGCTGGCCGGGGACGGGATCCTGGTGAACGCGATCGCACCGGGCCCGTGCGACACCGATTTCGCCAAGGGGCTGCCCTTTCAGCTGTCCCGGACGCCGGCCGAGGGCGCGGCGGTGGTGGTGCGGCTGGCCACGCTGGGGCGGGAGTGCCCCAGCGGCGGGTTCTTCGACGACGACGGGAAGGTGCCGTGGTGA
- a CDS encoding LysR family transcriptional regulator, with amino-acid sequence MDDVETRELRYFVAVAEELHFGRAAQRLGIAQPPLSRAIRLLERRMGVTLLERTSRAVHLTPPGEVLLTEARSALDAVEAAIRRTRKAARTTPRLTLALKPGGDAGLLRTILDRYAASPDAVPVDLDFRVGGRAAMVRDGRADLALLHRPQNDLTGLDSDDLHTEDQVVLLPEGHRLAERATVSMADLHGEPMPRWPEARPGVTGHPVADGNQLLHLIQLGRLIAVVPESVGEYLPPGLISRPVLDADPATLVLAWSQTSTSREVAAFVRAAVAA; translated from the coding sequence ATGGATGACGTCGAGACGCGCGAACTGCGTTACTTCGTCGCGGTCGCCGAGGAACTGCACTTCGGCCGCGCCGCACAGCGCCTCGGCATCGCCCAGCCACCCCTGTCCCGAGCGATCCGCCTGCTCGAACGCCGGATGGGCGTCACGCTGCTGGAACGCACCAGCCGCGCGGTCCACCTCACCCCGCCCGGCGAGGTGCTGCTCACCGAGGCCCGCAGCGCGCTCGACGCAGTCGAGGCGGCGATCCGGCGTACCCGAAAAGCCGCCCGAACCACCCCGCGCCTGACCCTGGCCCTCAAACCCGGCGGCGACGCCGGACTGCTGCGGACCATCCTCGACCGCTACGCGGCATCTCCCGACGCCGTCCCGGTCGACCTCGACTTCCGGGTCGGCGGACGCGCCGCCATGGTCCGCGACGGCCGCGCCGACCTCGCCCTGCTGCACCGGCCGCAGAACGACCTGACCGGCCTGGACAGCGACGACCTGCACACGGAGGACCAGGTCGTGCTGCTGCCCGAGGGCCACCGGCTCGCCGAACGCGCCACAGTATCGATGGCCGACCTGCACGGCGAGCCGATGCCCCGCTGGCCCGAAGCCCGCCCCGGCGTCACCGGCCACCCGGTCGCCGACGGCAACCAACTGCTGCACCTGATCCAGCTCGGCCGCCTGATCGCGGTCGTCCCGGAATCGGTAGGCGAGTACCTGCCCCCGGGCCTGATCAGCCGGCCCGTCCTGGACGCCGACCCGGCCACCCTGGTCCTCGCCTGGTCGCAGACCAGCACGTCGCGCGAGGTCGCCGCCTTCGTCCGCGCGGCGGTTGCAGCCTGA